In Fusarium oxysporum f. sp. lycopersici 4287 chromosome 4, whole genome shotgun sequence, a genomic segment contains:
- a CDS encoding hypothetical protein (At least one base has a quality score < 10), with amino-acid sequence MAHHFHVGAATGQHLLDPMSQGIGIMRDVVSRWSELDITQIGSLIAIAGTVPTAWRFLHRIWHEVYGTIRRFFLASVTIPGGDPLNRSVVKWILANRERHYRSFHGRTDIGQNGDRAAALKKTKHSIQYSPHWNTRWLFYDGNLFLVTRRIDDFSSSLSDPSYDGIGGEEITVSCFGWSAEPIKAFIESCREYSDRQTQFFVIIYARDRYGLSWKPKARKPIRHLETVHFDNETKQELLGDIRNYLDPKTQKRYQSRSMPYRRGYLFYGPPGTGKSSLSVAIAGEFGLDLYEVKIPSVATDADLEQMFQEIPPRCVVLLEDIDAVWTDRSNSDNGQEGSSAPNCTLSGLLNVLDGVGSVEGRIIIMTTNHPEQLDSALVRPGRVDMKVLLGNISRKSAEEMFIRMFSPDLGCTSHLDMDEIKKLAAEFGKEIPDDTFTPSLLQGFFQLHLESPQEAASSIGAWVKRELEKSSEKEFELITGKRKL; translated from the coding sequence ATGGCTCATCACTTCCACGTTGGCGCTGCTACTGGACAGCATCTTCTCGATCCAATGTCACAGGGAATCGGTATCATGAGAGATGTTGTCTCACGCTGGTCAGAACTCGATATCACACAGATCGGATCGCTTATCGCCATTGCCGGAACAGTACCTACAGCTTGGAGATTTCTACATCGTATATGGCATGAAGTCTATGGTACAATACGACGTTTCTTTCTCGCATCAGTGACGATTCCCGGTGGCGATCCTCTCAACAGAAGTGTTGTCAAATGGATTCTGGCTAACCGGGAACGACACTATCGCTCATTTCATGGACGCACCGATATCGGACAGAATGGAGATCGCGCAGCAGCTCTTAAAAAGACAAAGCATTCTATTCAGTATTCGCCCCATTGGAACACCAGGTGGCTATTTTATGACGGAAACCTGTTTCTTGTGACACGCAGAATCGACGACTTCAGCTCTTCTTTATCGGATCCTAGTTATGATGGTATCGGAGGGGAAGAGATCACTGTGAGCTGCTTTGGCTGGTCGGCTGAGCCCATCAAGGCCTTTATCGAATCATGTCGGGAGTATTCAGATCGGCAAACACAGTTTTTCGTGATTATCTACGCTCGAGATCGCTATGGTCTTTCGTGGAAACCAAAGGCACGGAAACCGATTCGACATTTAGAGACCGTTCACTTCGATAATGAGACGAaacaagagcttcttggcgataTTCGGAATTATCTTGATCCCAAGACGCAAAAGAGATATCAGAGTCGGAGCATGCCTTATAGACGAGGTTATCTATTTTACGGACCCCCTGGAACTGGAAAGTCGTCTCTGTCAGTTGCCATCGCTGGCGAATTTGGACTGGATCTTTATGAAGTCAAGATTCCCAGTGTGGCCACGGATGCAGATCTGGAGCAGATGTTTCAGGAAATTCCTCCGCGTTGTGTCGTCTTGCTCGAAGATATCGATGCAGTTTGGACGGATCGTTCAAACTCAGATAACGGGCAAGAGGGAAGTTCTGCGCCCAATTGCACCCTTTCCGGGCTTTTGAATGTCTTGGATGGCGTTGGTTCGGTTGAAGGACGCATCATTATCATGACCACCAATCATCCCGAACAGTTGGACAGCGCATTGGTACGACCAGGACGAGTCGATATGAAGGTTCTCCTAGGCAACATCAGTCGAAAGTCAGCAGAAGAGATGTTCATTCGCATGTTTTCTCCTGATCTCGGATGCACCTCGCATCTTGATatggatgagatcaagaagcttgctgcGGAATTTGGGAAAGAGATTCCCGACGATACGTTTACACCATCTTTATTGCAGGGCTTCTTTCAGTTGCATTTGGAGAGCCCTCAGGAGGCTGCTTCAAGTATAGGAGCTTGGGTTAAAAGggagctcgagaagagtTCGGAAAAGGAGTTTGAGCTTATTACGGGCAAGAGAAAGCTATAA
- a CDS encoding aldehyde dehydrogenase (NAD+), whose protein sequence is MDDPTIRIDCDNTQTINLVTAEIATLKTKLRHVDIHNHWLRQESHPINLKDYYVQIIDGKSAPTQKTHQGINPATLEKKPEVPVATQDDLNRAVDAARKAYKSWSKVPWEERKQKLFAWADAIEAQKKEFADLLVSEQGKPIAQASGEAEAAIAWVRGQASIDLPEEVVEDSESRKIITRYTPLGVAAAIVPWNFPLMLAAAKIAPALVTGNVIIVKPSPFTPYCGLKLVELAQQFFPPGVVQSLSGDDNLGPWITSHEGIDKISFTGSTNTGKLVMQSAAKTLKRVTLELGGNDAAVIFPDVDIESVAEKVSTLAFMNSGQICLNVKRIYVHESIYEKFRDAVVKHVKNYKLGDGSSEGTSHGPVQNEMQYNRVKTFFDDIEKQGWKVATGGKFDPAPKDGYYIQPTVIDNPPENSRIVVEEPFGPILPILSWKDEDEVIERANDTKLGLGASVWSSNIETAERVAKQLEAGTVWVNNHFDITPMAPFGGHKQSGIGAEWGINGLKGFCNVQSLFVSKL, encoded by the exons ATGGATGATCCGACTATCCGTATCGACTGCGACAATACTCAAACTATCAACCTTGTGACCGCCGAAATCGCTACTTTGAAGACTAAGTTGCGGCACGTGGATATTCACAACCACTGGCTGAGACAGGAG TCTCATCCTATTAACCTCAAGGACTACTATGTCCAGATCATCGATGGCAAAAGCGCCCCTACCCAAAAGACCCACCAGGGTATAAACCCAGCGAcccttgagaagaagcctgaGGTCCCTGTCGCCACCCAAGACGACTTGAACCGAGCTGTCGACGCTGCTAGAAAGGCTTACAAGTCTTGGTCAAAGGTTCCATGGGAGGAGCGAAAGCAGAAGCTGTTTGCGTGGGCCGATGCCATTGAGGCCCAGAAGAAGGAATTCGCCGACCTTCTTGTCTCTGAGCAAGGAAAACCT ATTGCTCAAGCTTCtggtgaggctgaggctgcgaTTGCTTGGGTCAGAGGCCAAGCTAGCATTGACCTCCCCGAAGAAGTCGTCGAGGATAGCGAGAGCCGCAAGATTATCACGAGATACACTCCTCTTGGTGTAGCCGCTGCTATTGTCCCATGGAACTTCCCCCTCATGCTGGCAGCCGCAAAGATTGCTCCCGCTCTCGTCACAGGAAACGTCATCATTGTGAAACCATCGCCCTTCACGCCTTATTGCGGCCTGAAACTGGTTGAGTTGGCACAGCAGTTCTTCCCTCCTGGCGTTGTGCAGTCACTCAGTGGTGATGATAACCTTGGCCCTTGGATCACAAGCCATGAGGGTATTGATAAGATCAGCTTTACAGGTTCGACCAATACTGGAAAATTGGTGATGCAGAGTGCTGCCAAGACACTTAAGCGTGTTACTCTTGAGCT CGGCGGTAATGATGCTGCCGTTATTTTCCCTGATGTCGACATTGAAAGCGTGGCTGAAAAG GTTTCTACACTTGCATTCATGAACTCAGGTCAGATCTGCTTGAACGTCAAGCGAATATATGTCCATGAATCTATCTACGAGAAGTTCCGTGATGCTGTAGTTAAGCACGTCAAGAACTACAAGCTCGGCGACGGTTCATCTGAGGGAACCAGCCACGGTCCAGTCCAGAACGAAATGCAGTACAACAGAGTGAAGACCTTCTTCGACGACATCGAGAAGCAAGGCTGGAAGGTTGCTACGGGTGGCAAATTTGACCCTGCGCCTAAGGATGGTTATTACATCCAGCCTACTGTGATCGATAACCCTCCCGAGAACTCTAGGATTGTGGTTGAGGAGCCTTTTG GCCCTATCCTTCCTATCCTTTCatggaaggatgaagatgaagtcatCGAGCGTGCCAACGATACcaagcttggtcttggagCCTCCGTCTGGTCGTCGAACATCGAAACAGCAGAGCGAGTGGCTAAGCAACTCGAGGCGGGAACTGTCTGGGTCAACAACCATTTTGATATCACTCCCATGGCTCCCTTCGGTGGTCATAAACAGTCTGGAATTGGTGCTGAGTGGGGTATCAACGGACTCAAGGGTTTCTGTAATGTGCAGAGTCTCTTCGTGAGCAAGCTTTAG
- a CDS encoding hypothetical protein (At least one base has a quality score < 10) → MRYALTASLIAFISAGAFYYSSLQPKALELVQIPHTWIENVAIRSNGDLLMTTIGEGKVYSFSPNSTPAEPRAIFKVEGVNALSGIAEVGQDVFAVTGGIFEGMYQNDTMNLSLLKFDGDKVSVSTVFQKSKYGPVNGILALPRHRHIVLAADAERGEILRIDTTTGHIEVAIKDKALAPVSGGPFPVGVNGIKIFNDYLYFTNTAHQSFNRVKIDDMGNKLGDFEVLAKLKKGSSYVPDDFAMDLNGNAYVVYWQDRVVKITRGGKQTVLVEGLLAGPSSATFSNDGKILYVVTSGQNNDAVSGGQVVEVKL, encoded by the coding sequence ATGCGTTATGCACTCACGGCAAGTCTCATAGCTTTCATCAGTGCCGGAGCCTTTTACTACTCCTCGCTCCAACCAAAGGCCCTTGAACTCGTCCAAATACCACACACTTGGATCGAAAACGTTGCCATTCGTTCCAACGGCGATCTTCTAATGACTACAATCGGAGAAGGCAAAGTATATTCTTTCTCTCCGAACAGTACCCCTGCTGAACCCCGCGCTATTTTCAAAGTCGAGGGAGTGAACGCACTGTCTGGTATCGCGGAGGTTGGGCAAGATGTCTTTGCTGTTACTGGAGGCATCTTTGAGGGGATGTATCAGAACGACACCATGAACCTTTCCCTTCTCAAGTTTGATGGTGATAAGGTCTCCGTCTCTACTGTCTTTCAGAAGTCCAAGTACGGGCCGGTCAATGGCATCTTGGCATTGCCACGCCATAGACACATCGttcttgctgctgatgcCGAAAGGGGTGAGATTCTGAGAATCGATACAACTACTGGACATATTGAAGTAGCTATCAAAGACAAAGCACTTGCTCCAGTTTCTGGCGGTCCTTTCCCCGTTGGTGTAAACGGGATCAAGATTTTCAATGACTACCTGTACTTCACCAACACCGCTCATCAGTCCTTCAATCGAGTCAAGATTGATGATATGGGAAACAAACTTGGCGATTTCGAGGTTCTTGCCAAGCTTAAAAAGGGCTCCTCTTATGTCCCGGATGACTTTGCCATGGATCTAAATGGAAACGCGTATGTTGTTTACTGGCAGGATAGGGTTGTGAAAATCACTCGAGGAGGAAAACAAACTGTTCTTGTGGAGGGGCTTCTTGCTGGTCCTAGTAGTGCCACCTTCAGCAACGATGGAAAGATTCTGTACGTTGTTACGTCTGGGCAGAATAACGATGCTGTCTCTGGTGGACAGGTAGTAGAAGTCAAGCTGTAA